The following coding sequences lie in one Arachis hypogaea cultivar Tifrunner chromosome 4, arahy.Tifrunner.gnm2.J5K5, whole genome shotgun sequence genomic window:
- the LOC112797554 gene encoding F-box/kelch-repeat protein At3g23880 produces the protein MERKQLGMNDILPRELIHRILLRVPAEDLFRLRFVSKLWHSLISDPHFAESHYNLYSAASSGSVLVKDYTNACCVSLDTLFDVTAAAPPTFKEVSLPSRKTPCSLFRLLGSCRGFLLLEEKPAYFLVIWNPLTGSSKTISYSHIASEIQLDDAFRYGFGFDASRDDYLIVLSWLDNYNQHRLVCFSLRTNSWINLDAALPKSISRWKQQLFGWFLHGAIHWLCYSSKDCIDDGILIFDLKERNFSKISMPQQLLGDYPIYLTILGGCLALHSYDIDNHKTEIWVMKEYKVPSSWILMYEIPYGNNSPLCMSNGNDIIALNFIPRYCKIRFAKYNVSGELLNYSPLPLSEYYNFHRSFSVYTESLFPFPCDIKDRDKKKKTGQECFEQHDVAKD, from the exons atggagaggaagcaacTGGGCATGAATGACATCCTCCCTCGGGAGCTCATTCACCGAATCCTTCTAAGAGTACCCGCCGAAGACCTGTTTCGCCTCAGATTCGTTTCAAAACTTTGGCACTCTCTCATTTCCGATCCACACTTTGCGGAATCGCATTACAACCTCTACTCTGCCGCATCTTCCGGTTCGGTCTTGGTAAAAGACTATACTAATGCATGCTGTGTTTCCTTAGACACGCTATTTGATGTTACAGCAGCAGCACCACCAACATTCAAAGAGGTATCTCTCCCTTCCAGGAAGACGCCATGTTCTCTTTTTCGTCTCTTGGGATCCTGCAGAGGCTTTCTTCTCTTAGAGGAAAAACCAGCTTATTTTCTTGTTATATGGAACCCACTGACCGGATCCAGCAAAACAATATCTTACTCTCATATCGCCTCAGAGATCCAGCTCGATGATGCATTTCGATATGGATTTGGTTTCGATGCATCACGAGATGACTATTTAATAGTTCTATCTTGGCTTGATAACTACAACCAACACCGCTTAGTTTGCTTTTCGTTGAGAACCAATTCATGGATTAATCTCGATGCAGCACTCCCCAAATCCATAAGTAGGTGGAAGCAGCAACTTTTTGGGTGGTTCTTACATGGCGCTATTCATTGGTTGTGTTACTCTAGTAAAGATTGCATTGATGATGGTATTCTTATCTTTGATTTGAAGGAAAGGAATTTCTCCAAGATATCTATGCCACAACAACTCCTAGGGGATTATCCCATCTATCTCACCATATTAGGAGGGTGCCTAGCCTTGCATTCGTATGACATTGACAACCATAAAACTGAGATATGGGTTATGAAAGAATATAAAGTGCCGTCATCTTGGATTCTAATGTATGAGATTCCTTATGGTAACAATTCGCCTCTATGCATGTCCAATGGAAATGACATTATTGCGTTGAATTTTATTCCCCGGTATTGCAAGATAAGGTTTGCCAAATATAACGTCAGTGGAGAGCTTCTAAATTATTCTCCTCTACCTCTTTCTGAATATTATAACTTCCATAGAAGTTTCTCTGTATATACAGAGAGTCTCTTTCCATTCCCCTGTGACATTAAGGATAGggataagaagaagaaaactG GCCAAGAATGTTTTGAACAACATGATGTTGCCAAAGATTAG